TCACCCTGCTCGGCGCGGTCGCCGGCAGCCTAATCCTTGCGCCACGTCTCACACTGGATGCGGCATGATCCACACACATGGACGTGTCAAATCCGTGTATTAAAGCCCGTCTCTAGGGAGCCGCGCATGCAAAAAGGCAAAGATCTCACCCTCCGCCTGATGATCGTCGACGACAGCGTGGAGAGTGCCGAGACCATCGTCACCGCGCTGCGTAACGGCGGCATTGCGGTGCGTCCATCGCGGCCGCAGACCCAGGAGGAGCTGGCCAGCATGCTCTCGGGTCAGATCGATCTGGCCATCCAGGGCCAGGCCCAGCAGGTGCCGATGAGCGCGCTGCAGGCGCAGATCGCAGGCAGCGGCAAGGACATTCCGGTCATCCTGCTGGCCGAGCGGATCGAAGAGAACGCCATTGTCGAGGCGGCTTCCCATGGCGTGCGTGCCATCGCCTTGCGTCATCGTCCCGAGCATCTGCTGGCGCTGGTGCGCTCGGAGTGGGCCGACCTGCAGGCACGCCGTGGCCTGCGCCGCATCGAAGCGCAGATGCGCGAGACCGAGCGCCGCTGCGATGCCTTGATCGCGTCCTCGCGCGACCCCATCGCCTACGTGCACGAAGGCATGCATATCCGCGCCAATGAGGCGTATCTGGACATGTTCGGCTTCGAGTCGTTCGACGATGTCGAAGGCGTCTCGCTGCTGGACATGATCGCCGCGCAATACGTCGACGATTTCAAGCAGCTGCTGAAGGCGATGGCCAAGGGCGAGCCGCCGCCGGCGCAGTACAAGGTCGACGCACGTCGGCTGGAAGGCGACACCTTCCCCGCCACGATGGAATTTGCCACCGCCACCTACGAAGGCGAGCCCTGCATCCAGGTGGTGTTCCGCCGCCGCGAGGAATTCGACCCGGAACTGGCGCGCGAGGTCGAAGACCTGCGCCAGCGCGATCAGGTCACCGGCCTGCTCAACCGCCCCACCTTCATGGTGGCGCTGGAACAGGCGGTGGCACAGGCCGGCCGCAGCGAGGGCCAGTCCGGCTTCCTGCTGATCGAGCCCGACCACTACGCGCGCATCCTCCCCGAGATTGGACTGGATTCTGCCGATGCCCTGATCGCTGCGATGGCCGCACATGTGGCCGGCGTGGTGGATGAGAGCGTGGTGGCCGCGCGCTTCGGCGAGCACAGTTTCGCGCTGTTGATGCACGGCAACTACGCGCGCACCCATGCCACGGCCGAAGCCGTGCGCGATGCGTTTGCGCAACATGTCTTCAGCGTCGGCGCGCGCTCGGCCACGGTGACCGTGAGCATCGGCGGGGTACAGATCGGCGAAAAGATCGCCAGCATCGGCCAGGTGCTCAATCGCGGTACCGAGGCGGTGCGCACCACCGCCGAGCTGGGCGGCAACGCGGTCAGCATCTACGATCCGGCCGCCTCGGACCGAGCCGAGGAAGAACGCATCGCACGCTGGGTCGAGCACCTGCGCCAAGCGCTGGTGGGCGACGGCTTCGTGCTGCACTACCAACCGGTGCTCAACCTGCAGGGCGAGCCGCTGGAGCTGTACCAGGCTTTCCTGCGGCTGGAGCGCAACGGCGAGATGATGTCGCCCAACGCCTTCATGGCGATCGCAGAAGAACACGACCTGATCACCG
The window above is part of the Xanthomonas campestris pv. badrii genome. Proteins encoded here:
- a CDS encoding EAL domain-containing response regulator, with protein sequence MQKGKDLTLRLMIVDDSVESAETIVTALRNGGIAVRPSRPQTQEELASMLSGQIDLAIQGQAQQVPMSALQAQIAGSGKDIPVILLAERIEENAIVEAASHGVRAIALRHRPEHLLALVRSEWADLQARRGLRRIEAQMRETERRCDALIASSRDPIAYVHEGMHIRANEAYLDMFGFESFDDVEGVSLLDMIAAQYVDDFKQLLKAMAKGEPPPAQYKVDARRLEGDTFPATMEFATATYEGEPCIQVVFRRREEFDPELAREVEDLRQRDQVTGLLNRPTFMVALEQAVAQAGRSEGQSGFLLIEPDHYARILPEIGLDSADALIAAMAAHVAGVVDESVVAARFGEHSFALLMHGNYARTHATAEAVRDAFAQHVFSVGARSATVTVSIGGVQIGEKIASIGQVLNRGTEAVRTTAELGGNAVSIYDPAASDRAEEERIARWVEHLRQALVGDGFVLHYQPVLNLQGEPLELYQAFLRLERNGEMMSPNAFMAIAEEHDLITEIDRWVVARAIRQLGERQRAGHKTHLLVRIGPNSFSDPQMIDTIREQLAVYGVPGERLWLQTPESKVFTHLRNAQQFLAAVSAMGCKVGLEQFGSGLDSFQLLAHFQPAFLKLDRGITGDVASARESQEKIREITSRAQPAGILTVAEFVADAQSMSSFFSAGVDYVQGDFVAPTGPLMNYEFG